From the genome of Virgibacillus siamensis, one region includes:
- a CDS encoding ABC transporter ATP-binding protein — translation MSKFQLEVKDLSAGFRNGKKFVPILDNVGFTVKKGETLCIVGESGCGKSLTSLSIMGLLPKNGEITAGEVLFENENLVHKNMKEMSKIRGNNISMIFQEPMTSLNPVHTVGKQVAEAMRIHQKIDKKDSLERAVKMFKLVGIPSPEKRVYDYPHQLSGGMRQRVMIAMALSCNPKLLIADEPTTALDVTIQAQILELMNELKKEMQMSIMMITHDLGVVSEMADNVLVMYAGKVVEKSTADELFKNPKHPYTQGLIKAIPNLKEEQEELPIIKGTVPNPDELQTGCRFADRCPFAKGHCFDESPVLIGDLNHQVSCWMYTDKWGETEEDRNAGTRAKTKTEAT, via the coding sequence ATGAGTAAATTTCAACTAGAGGTTAAGGATCTTTCCGCTGGTTTTAGGAATGGGAAAAAGTTTGTTCCCATATTGGATAACGTTGGTTTTACCGTAAAAAAGGGTGAAACGCTTTGTATTGTCGGTGAGTCGGGTTGTGGTAAAAGTTTAACTTCTTTATCAATTATGGGTCTTCTCCCAAAAAACGGGGAAATTACGGCGGGAGAGGTATTGTTTGAAAACGAAAATTTAGTTCACAAAAACATGAAGGAAATGAGTAAAATCCGTGGTAATAACATATCAATGATTTTCCAGGAACCCATGACCTCGCTTAATCCAGTTCATACAGTGGGGAAACAGGTTGCAGAGGCAATGCGCATACACCAAAAAATAGATAAGAAAGACTCTCTTGAACGAGCAGTGAAAATGTTTAAACTTGTTGGAATTCCATCTCCGGAAAAGCGAGTTTATGATTATCCCCATCAGTTAAGTGGAGGAATGAGGCAAAGGGTTATGATAGCTATGGCACTCTCTTGCAATCCAAAACTTTTGATTGCGGATGAACCGACAACTGCTTTAGACGTGACAATACAGGCGCAGATTCTTGAGCTAATGAATGAGTTAAAAAAAGAAATGCAAATGTCCATCATGATGATTACCCACGATCTGGGAGTTGTTTCGGAAATGGCTGATAATGTTTTGGTAATGTATGCAGGGAAAGTTGTTGAAAAAAGTACCGCAGACGAATTATTTAAAAACCCTAAGCACCCTTATACACAGGGGTTAATAAAAGCAATTCCCAATCTTAAAGAGGAACAGGAAGAACTTCCTATTATTAAAGGGACAGTTCCCAATCCAGATGAACTTCAGACTGGATGCCGTTTCGCTGATAGGTGCCCTTTTGCAAAAGGACACTGTTTTGATGAGTCACCTGTTCTAATCGGTGATCTTAATCATCAGGTGAGCTGCTGGATGTACACCGACAAATGGGGGGAAACGGAGGAAGATAGGAATGCCGGTACAAGAGCAAAGACAAAAACAGAAGCTACTTGA
- a CDS encoding ABC transporter permease: MKGTQEISEHVVPDQNPKIQLLKKMLGRLWQNKLSVAGGLFMFLLIIMAVFANFLAPYDPAGQNYSKVLEAPSVSHWFGTDNLGRDIFSRIIYGAQVSLKAGLISVGIALAIGLPIGLFSGYYRGFWDDLIIMRFTDAMLAFPPLVLALTLAAILGAGLENAMIAIGLVFTPNYIRLMRGEVLAKRENEYVEAAKSSGLTDWRIMLFHILPNSLGPIIVLATLNIAGAIIAEASLSFLGLGTQPPTPSWGAMLAEGQGYLSEAPWLVFFPGLFIFLAVMSINLFGDGLQDMLNPKGK, from the coding sequence ATGAAAGGGACACAAGAAATAAGCGAACATGTAGTGCCTGATCAAAATCCAAAAATACAGTTGTTGAAGAAAATGCTAGGACGGCTTTGGCAGAACAAATTATCCGTGGCTGGGGGTTTGTTCATGTTTTTATTGATTATAATGGCGGTTTTTGCTAATTTTTTGGCGCCATATGATCCGGCGGGACAAAATTATAGTAAGGTGTTAGAGGCCCCAAGTGTATCACATTGGTTCGGTACAGATAATCTGGGAAGAGATATTTTCAGCAGAATTATTTATGGAGCTCAAGTTTCGTTAAAGGCGGGTCTGATTTCTGTTGGAATTGCATTGGCTATAGGGTTGCCCATTGGTTTATTTTCAGGGTATTACCGTGGTTTTTGGGATGATTTAATTATTATGCGATTTACGGATGCTATGCTGGCTTTCCCGCCCCTTGTTTTAGCATTAACACTCGCTGCTATTCTTGGAGCAGGGTTGGAAAATGCCATGATTGCGATTGGATTGGTTTTTACACCAAATTATATTCGCTTAATGAGGGGAGAAGTCTTGGCAAAGCGTGAAAATGAATATGTCGAGGCTGCTAAATCTTCGGGACTTACAGATTGGAGAATAATGTTATTTCATATTTTACCAAATTCATTAGGGCCAATTATAGTACTTGCTACTTTGAATATTGCTGGAGCTATTATAGCTGAAGCTTCGCTTAGCTTCCTCGGTTTAGGGACACAACCGCCAACACCGAGCTGGGGTGCCATGCTGGCGGAAGGGCAAGGATATTTGAGTGAGGCACCATGGCTTGTTTTCTTTCCAGGACTATTTATCTTTCTGGCGGTGATGTCGATTAATCTCTTTGGCGATGGTTTACAAGATATGCTAAACCCAAAAGGGAAGTAG
- the nikB gene encoding nickel ABC transporter permease, with protein sequence MLFFLLRRLSLMVIVLFLVSIIVFSLVNILPGDPAMLMLGIEATPESLEALREEMGLNDPLYVRYFDWVAGVLQGDLGYSIQDHSPVMKILLSKIPVTLELTALAFIIAIIIALPIGIISAIRKGTALDYTSTTLALTGVSVPSFWLGILLIYVFAIILGWFPPSGYVPLSENIWKSLMLMLLPAITLGTRMAAELMRMVRSSLLEVMESDYIRTGYSKGLIEKSVVFGHALKNALIPVLTVSGLQLTTLFGGTVIVETIFAVPGLGRLILDSILTRDYPVVQGVVLFMALSVVAINFLIDILYSILDPRIKLTGGAK encoded by the coding sequence TTGTTATTCTTCTTGCTTCGCAGGCTAAGTTTAATGGTAATCGTTTTATTTTTGGTAAGTATTATCGTATTTAGCCTAGTAAATATCTTGCCTGGAGACCCGGCAATGTTGATGCTGGGGATTGAAGCTACACCGGAATCGTTAGAGGCATTGCGCGAAGAGATGGGGTTGAATGATCCTTTATATGTAAGGTATTTCGACTGGGTAGCTGGTGTCCTACAAGGAGATCTTGGCTATTCCATTCAGGATCATTCACCAGTTATGAAAATTCTACTGAGTAAAATTCCAGTTACTCTTGAACTAACAGCACTAGCTTTTATAATCGCTATAATTATTGCATTACCTATTGGTATTATAAGTGCAATTAGAAAAGGTACTGCACTGGATTATACTTCTACAACACTTGCTTTGACAGGAGTGTCAGTACCTTCTTTTTGGTTAGGTATACTTCTTATATATGTGTTTGCAATTATATTGGGATGGTTTCCTCCATCGGGGTATGTACCTTTAAGTGAAAATATATGGAAAAGTTTAATGCTCATGCTGCTTCCTGCAATAACATTAGGAACAAGAATGGCGGCAGAATTGATGAGAATGGTGCGTTCAAGTCTTCTCGAGGTTATGGAATCCGATTATATTCGGACAGGCTATTCCAAGGGGTTAATAGAGAAATCTGTTGTGTTTGGCCATGCACTGAAAAATGCGTTAATTCCCGTGTTAACGGTAAGCGGATTACAGTTAACAACTTTGTTCGGGGGTACGGTGATTGTTGAAACCATTTTTGCTGTTCCAGGTCTGGGCCGGCTGATTTTGGATTCTATTTTAACTAGGGATTACCCAGTTGTACAAGGTGTTGTATTATTTATGGCTCTATCCGTTGTAGCGATAAATTTCCTTATTGATATCCTTTATTCAATACTTGACCCTCGAATCAAATTAACTGGGGGTGCTAAATAA
- a CDS encoding ABC transporter substrate-binding protein, whose translation MRKLWKYSLFYILVLIIVLAGCSSSNGGSESSTNAEKPVSKNKNQDTLAIGLDDDPPQLDPHRSSAAVDRQVFQSLYNTLVDLNEDLEIVPELANKWQVSEDSKTYTFKLQKGVTFHDGTPFNAKAVKFNFERMLNPELASPRKSEINLVTEVIAVDEYTVKVKLRKPYAPFLSVLTDRAGMMVSPTAVKEKGKGFSNNPVGTGPYKFVERVQQDHIKLALFDDYWREKPAIKNVVYKPYPDGNTRVTNLISGNLDIVNQIPFKDLDKVKNSSNLNISVKDGLGFQGLMLNTDKKPFSNKKVRQAINIAIDRKAIAEVVYHDGVTPAVSPFPPSSWAHPEDMEVPEANIGEAKKLIAESGLNNVNFTLKITPKPEEKQIGQMLQSMLGQIGIKVEIEMVEFGTLLEEMRNHEYDALRIGWSGRVDPDGNTFTWFSTDGSLNEMSYSNSQVDELLIKARATSDREKRKELYSKVSHILWEEVPYVFIFHEKNIKPMKNYVEGYNHVPDGMIRTETISFK comes from the coding sequence TTGAGAAAACTATGGAAGTATTCCCTTTTTTATATTCTTGTCCTAATTATTGTTTTGGCTGGATGCAGTTCAAGTAACGGAGGTTCAGAAAGTAGCACTAATGCAGAAAAACCTGTATCAAAGAATAAAAATCAGGATACATTGGCTATAGGCCTAGATGATGATCCACCACAACTTGACCCCCACCGTTCTTCCGCAGCTGTTGACAGGCAGGTGTTCCAAAGTCTTTATAATACACTTGTTGATTTAAATGAGGATTTAGAGATTGTACCCGAATTGGCAAACAAGTGGCAGGTATCAGAAGACAGTAAAACGTATACGTTTAAATTACAGAAAGGCGTAACATTTCATGATGGAACGCCATTTAATGCCAAAGCCGTTAAATTTAACTTTGAAAGAATGTTGAATCCTGAACTTGCATCCCCTCGAAAATCTGAAATAAACCTGGTGACAGAAGTTATTGCTGTTGATGAATATACGGTAAAGGTTAAATTAAGGAAGCCGTATGCACCATTTTTATCAGTCCTGACCGATCGTGCCGGTATGATGGTTTCACCAACTGCCGTTAAGGAAAAAGGGAAAGGTTTCTCTAATAATCCGGTTGGAACTGGCCCATACAAGTTTGTTGAACGGGTTCAGCAGGATCATATTAAATTAGCACTCTTTGATGATTATTGGAGAGAAAAACCTGCAATTAAAAATGTGGTGTACAAGCCATACCCCGACGGAAATACCCGTGTAACGAACTTGATTTCGGGAAACCTTGACATCGTTAATCAGATTCCGTTCAAGGACCTGGATAAAGTCAAAAATTCTTCAAATCTTAACATATCTGTTAAAGATGGACTTGGGTTCCAAGGTTTAATGTTGAATACAGATAAAAAACCTTTCAGCAATAAGAAAGTACGACAGGCAATTAATATTGCCATTGACCGGAAAGCAATTGCTGAGGTTGTGTACCATGATGGGGTTACACCAGCCGTCAGCCCTTTCCCGCCATCAAGCTGGGCGCACCCTGAAGACATGGAAGTTCCCGAGGCTAATATTGGGGAAGCTAAAAAACTGATTGCAGAGTCTGGTTTGAATAACGTTAATTTTACTTTGAAAATCACTCCAAAACCTGAAGAAAAGCAAATCGGACAGATGTTGCAATCAATGCTAGGTCAAATTGGTATAAAAGTTGAAATTGAAATGGTCGAGTTCGGAACACTGCTTGAAGAAATGCGGAATCATGAGTACGATGCACTTAGAATAGGTTGGAGCGGCCGTGTGGATCCTGATGGGAATACGTTTACTTGGTTCTCAACGGATGGGTCTCTCAACGAGATGAGCTATTCAAACTCTCAAGTGGATGAATTATTAATCAAAGCACGTGCTACATCTGACCGTGAAAAACGTAAAGAATTGTATTCTAAAGTTTCTCATATTCTTTGGGAGGAGGTCCCATATGTTTTTATCTTCCATGAAAAAAATATTAAACCTATGAAAAATTATGTTGAAGGTTACAACCATGTACCGGATGGAATGATTCGTACCGAAACGATAAGTTTTAAATAA
- a CDS encoding Lrp/AsnC family transcriptional regulator has protein sequence MDYDKIDKKIIEELVEDGRISYVELAGKVGLSRVAVKDRIKSLVDKGIIEKFTVSVNSEKIGKKVSAFFEVDVEPKQLQEVAQNLADNLQVASIYQMTGPSTLHMHVLVEDFKKLETFINNELYSVKGITRVESSVLLKRFKSRTGYKL, from the coding sequence ATGGATTATGATAAGATAGACAAAAAAATCATCGAGGAACTAGTCGAAGATGGTAGAATTTCCTATGTGGAATTAGCTGGCAAAGTAGGATTATCACGTGTGGCAGTCAAAGACAGAATTAAAAGCCTTGTAGATAAGGGAATCATTGAAAAATTTACTGTATCCGTTAATTCAGAAAAAATTGGCAAGAAGGTATCTGCCTTTTTTGAAGTGGATGTAGAACCAAAACAATTGCAGGAGGTTGCACAAAACCTGGCGGACAATCTGCAAGTTGCAAGCATCTACCAAATGACCGGCCCAAGCACTCTACATATGCATGTTTTGGTAGAGGATTTTAAAAAGCTGGAAACTTTTATAAATAATGAACTTTACTCTGTTAAGGGCATCACAAGGGTGGAAAGTTCTGTTCTCCTAAAACGATTCAAAAGCAGAACAGGCTACAAATTGTAG
- a CDS encoding DUF2663 family protein — protein sequence MKSWEDYVTNDTLNMICKLKEINEKINEKRNKITHYSKIAMCSISAFCIYALTYVYFQDNILFGTANFLSNFYHLTWIAFTILIFLKLNNANSEISKLEKKLENLRQETIDHLKNTWYISEHTDIRDQISDYMKNQGINLNYKSR from the coding sequence ATGAAATCATGGGAAGATTATGTAACCAATGACACGTTAAACATGATCTGTAAACTTAAAGAAATCAATGAGAAAATCAATGAAAAACGTAATAAAATTACGCATTATTCAAAAATAGCTATGTGCTCAATAAGTGCCTTTTGTATTTATGCCCTTACCTATGTGTATTTTCAAGACAATATTTTGTTTGGAACCGCAAATTTTCTTTCCAATTTTTATCACCTTACCTGGATTGCATTCACAATACTTATATTCCTTAAGCTAAATAATGCCAATTCCGAGATAAGCAAATTAGAAAAAAAGCTTGAAAACTTGAGACAAGAGACTATAGATCATTTAAAAAACACTTGGTATATAAGTGAACACACAGATATTAGGGATCAAATTTCTGACTATATGAAAAATCAAGGTATAAACTTGAACTATAAAAGCCGTTGA
- a CDS encoding NupC/NupG family nucleoside CNT transporter — translation MNIIFLVTGILLAFFIAFLVSNDRKHIKYKRIFIMLGIQLVLVFFMMNTSVGLSVITSIGEFFERLMKIAQSGIDFVFGGMVNEGASVFFFNALMPLVFISVLIGILNYIKALPIIIKYLGLILSKITQMGKLESYFAVSTAVLGQPEVFLTIKKQIPFLSPKRLYTICTSAMSAVSAAMIGAYMTMLEPMYVVTAVVLNIFSALIVANIINPYDLDDKEDLVQMEEKARVPFFQMVGDSVMDGFKIAITVAAMLLGFISLMECINVIFQGLFSISFETVLGYIFSPIAFLMGIPWSEAVQAGGIMATKLVTNEFVAMLNFGEIASNLSDKTVAIVSVYLVSFANFGTVGIVSGSIKSISEKQGGHVATFALKLLLGATLASIISGTIMGVMI, via the coding sequence ATGAATATCATTTTTTTGGTAACGGGGATATTGTTGGCTTTTTTTATTGCATTTCTAGTGAGTAATGACCGAAAACATATTAAATATAAACGTATTTTTATAATGTTGGGTATACAGCTCGTTTTAGTTTTCTTCATGATGAATACGAGTGTCGGATTATCAGTCATCACAAGTATAGGTGAATTTTTCGAAAGATTGATGAAGATTGCGCAATCCGGTATTGATTTTGTATTTGGCGGTATGGTAAATGAAGGTGCATCGGTGTTTTTCTTTAATGCGCTAATGCCGCTTGTGTTTATTTCCGTTTTAATCGGTATCCTGAATTATATAAAAGCATTACCAATTATCATTAAATATCTTGGATTGATTTTAAGTAAAATAACCCAAATGGGAAAATTAGAAAGTTATTTTGCAGTATCTACAGCTGTTTTGGGTCAACCTGAAGTATTCTTGACTATTAAGAAACAGATTCCATTTTTATCACCAAAGAGACTTTATACGATTTGTACATCGGCAATGAGTGCGGTAAGTGCAGCAATGATTGGCGCTTATATGACCATGCTGGAGCCTATGTATGTTGTAACCGCTGTCGTTTTAAATATTTTTAGTGCGTTGATTGTTGCCAACATTATTAACCCTTATGATTTAGATGACAAAGAGGATCTGGTCCAAATGGAGGAAAAAGCCAGGGTTCCCTTCTTTCAAATGGTCGGGGATAGTGTGATGGATGGTTTTAAGATTGCAATAACCGTTGCGGCTATGTTACTAGGATTTATTTCGTTGATGGAATGTATTAATGTCATTTTCCAGGGCTTGTTTAGTATTTCCTTTGAAACAGTGCTCGGTTATATCTTTTCACCGATTGCTTTTCTAATGGGAATTCCGTGGTCAGAGGCTGTACAAGCTGGGGGGATTATGGCCACAAAGCTTGTAACGAATGAATTTGTAGCCATGCTGAATTTCGGCGAGATAGCATCGAATCTATCAGATAAAACAGTCGCCATTGTTTCTGTGTACTTAGTCAGTTTCGCAAACTTTGGTACAGTAGGGATTGTTTCAGGGTCAATTAAATCCATCAGCGAAAAACAAGGCGGTCATGTTGCAACATTTGCTTTAAAATTATTACTTGGTGCAACATTGGCTTCCATCATCTCCGGAACGATTATGGGCGTGATGATATAG
- a CDS encoding M6 family metalloprotease domain-containing protein: protein MKPGKKTLIFIIALLMLSLPTTVLADQSGQPGLPSFPEPLDPQSWELPEHMTWNDYQPIPGIDWENVDIEPERKLKGALILVDFPDQQFVSSQPKGSDLAGNPTTVGDIPRDELAEFWEKYLNKPQSMNHNQTINSFWKENSYGQWEIELDAYGPYRVDHNEFQYGLNEFGQRENMPPGLSGKRLTPEALAAAEDDLGASGEEYDFKFILHAGYDESGVWQEFGEMKFLNPEAVTDPFGPPVEGIPNSATTRYVPWTSWWAASSIWSHAGGGASVQGENDGMGTFAHEFGHLKGLGDNYNNPYGTPVKRSYTGPWETMSRGSFNGPGGPHTRWMIPASLGSSVPAHHMLRNKIKQGFITEDQYLKVDSDELAETGPIFANIIAREVPIGDEFGRTGLYGISVGIDDDHYSNYTVEVVDRVGADSFIPDSGVLLAKTRMEDDRPPYIYAVDSHPKDINQVDFTRPDGTKAMYSKGDYRQLSDALFHAGTGDGVVNEYKDEDHGLHFYILEENRNDEGILSYRMAVRSLNGSGSFKRGVDVSGSKVERAAPGRVAAYDFSVTNTGEKTDLIRIQAKTKAGWETQTMHNVIEVKAGETKKVPVYVEIPENKQSPTKLTFTATSETNPDKKAAATNVLLNNISAKGMKQLVNIFHEDKEFSSDKAARALKIHLTAVEQFEKQEAAEKVVKHMQGFNLLLEHQTENELISDKAANALQFYADYVISQWS from the coding sequence TTGAAACCAGGAAAAAAGACGCTTATTTTTATCATTGCTTTATTAATGCTGAGCCTGCCTACAACTGTTTTGGCAGATCAATCAGGTCAGCCTGGGCTGCCTTCATTCCCGGAGCCATTGGACCCTCAATCATGGGAGCTGCCAGAGCATATGACTTGGAACGACTACCAGCCTATCCCCGGAATTGACTGGGAAAATGTTGATATTGAACCTGAAAGAAAACTTAAGGGTGCATTAATTCTTGTGGACTTCCCGGATCAACAATTTGTCTCAAGTCAGCCAAAGGGATCAGATTTAGCGGGTAACCCAACAACAGTTGGAGATATTCCACGGGATGAACTTGCGGAGTTTTGGGAGAAATATTTAAACAAACCGCAATCTATGAATCACAATCAAACGATTAATAGTTTCTGGAAGGAAAATTCGTACGGTCAGTGGGAAATAGAACTTGACGCCTACGGACCCTATCGAGTGGATCATAATGAATTCCAATACGGTCTTAACGAGTTCGGTCAGCGGGAAAATATGCCCCCGGGATTGAGTGGTAAAAGGCTGACTCCGGAAGCATTGGCTGCAGCCGAGGATGACCTCGGAGCATCCGGGGAGGAGTACGATTTCAAATTCATCTTACATGCCGGTTATGATGAGTCAGGAGTATGGCAAGAATTCGGTGAAATGAAATTCCTCAATCCTGAGGCGGTAACCGATCCATTTGGCCCACCTGTTGAAGGTATACCGAATTCCGCTACAACCCGATACGTACCATGGACGTCATGGTGGGCTGCCAGCAGCATTTGGTCACACGCCGGCGGTGGAGCCTCCGTTCAAGGGGAAAATGACGGTATGGGAACGTTCGCCCACGAATTTGGCCATTTAAAAGGGCTAGGAGACAACTATAATAACCCTTATGGCACCCCTGTCAAACGCAGCTATACCGGTCCTTGGGAAACCATGAGCCGCGGCAGCTTTAATGGTCCAGGCGGGCCGCATACACGCTGGATGATCCCAGCAAGTTTGGGTAGTTCTGTTCCAGCACACCACATGTTACGGAATAAAATTAAACAGGGCTTTATCACAGAAGACCAGTACCTGAAAGTGGATTCCGACGAGCTGGCTGAGACTGGTCCTATATTTGCCAACATTATTGCAAGGGAAGTACCGATAGGCGACGAATTTGGACGTACCGGATTATACGGTATCAGTGTAGGTATCGATGATGACCATTACAGTAACTATACGGTTGAGGTGGTTGACCGGGTAGGGGCTGATTCCTTCATCCCGGATTCGGGTGTACTCCTGGCAAAAACAAGAATGGAAGATGATAGACCGCCGTACATCTATGCAGTCGATTCTCATCCTAAAGATATTAATCAGGTAGACTTCACAAGACCTGATGGTACAAAAGCTATGTATTCTAAAGGAGATTACCGGCAATTATCAGATGCATTATTCCATGCCGGTACCGGGGACGGGGTTGTCAATGAATATAAGGACGAAGATCATGGTCTTCACTTCTATATCTTGGAGGAAAATCGTAATGATGAAGGTATTCTCTCCTATCGTATGGCTGTACGCAGCTTAAATGGTTCGGGGTCATTTAAGCGTGGTGTGGACGTGTCTGGCAGCAAAGTCGAAAGAGCTGCACCAGGACGTGTTGCTGCCTATGATTTCAGTGTCACCAACACCGGCGAAAAAACAGACCTAATCCGAATTCAAGCTAAAACAAAAGCTGGCTGGGAAACCCAAACAATGCATAACGTTATCGAAGTAAAGGCTGGTGAAACGAAGAAGGTCCCTGTGTATGTGGAAATTCCGGAAAACAAACAATCACCAACAAAGCTAACGTTTACAGCGACATCGGAAACAAATCCCGATAAAAAGGCTGCCGCAACAAATGTCTTACTTAACAATATTAGTGCAAAGGGCATGAAACAACTGGTTAACATATTCCACGAAGACAAAGAATTTAGCAGCGACAAAGCTGCCCGTGCACTAAAGATTCACTTAACTGCAGTAGAACAATTTGAAAAACAAGAAGCCGCCGAAAAAGTTGTCAAACATATGCAGGGATTCAACCTTTTACTGGAACATCAGACAGAGAATGAATTGATTTCTGATAAGGCAGCAAATGCTCTGCAATTCTATGCTGATTATGTAATAAGTCAGTGGTCATAG
- a CDS encoding Xaa-Pro dipeptidyl-peptidase, whose protein sequence is MKEKHLMLVVTLIMTFLILMGSTVSTTSAMSKDTKEKVKLNGLIPSTASDSAEINVKNGMTQPIYSTDNAIIENLHVKTQTDSDRDGENDLVSIKVMRPKTDPGIKVPVIYQMSPYRSGLKSVPYHDVDVELTPAAKQKKVPIGLPFSLMKGKTANLGYLGNYYVPRGYAVILGESIGTGKSDGCPTVGDRKEILGTKAVIDWLNGRTKAFTEDGQGVAADWSTGNVGMVGVSYNGTLPNGVATTGVEGLKTIIPTSAISSWYDYYRANGAVVAPGGYQGEDADILAKAVLTRENPEECEAVIDEIEQNQARNTGDYNDFWDKRNYVKDVENINASVFVVHGLNDWNVKTKQFAQWWKALVDNDVPRKMWLHQGGHGGTSENNYKKTENRWFDYWLYGIENGIMDEPKIDIERENGTWHQEVNWPNNDAISAKFHLKPGYNNPAGTLGLNSTQNHDNYTQNLVDAPQKKASKLISQPMEHNPNRLVYLTPKLTKKVRISGTPKISIRASIDHKVANLTALLVDYGGKEPKIVTRGWMDPQNLFSDKHPISIVPGKQYKFEWDMQPDDYVFQPGHRLGIVLIASDYDYTIRPPAGTEITVNLDQSSISLPIIDGKEGLTFINASDMKKHVNKLMKNGEFKSDKAAHALKIHLTIVHQFEKMEAKRKVVKHMKGFKLLLEHQLQNGLISGDGYETLKDDVDSLFRKWR, encoded by the coding sequence TTGAAAGAAAAACATTTAATGTTGGTTGTCACCCTTATCATGACATTTTTGATTTTAATGGGTTCGACAGTGTCAACAACTTCCGCAATGTCAAAAGACACAAAAGAGAAAGTGAAACTTAACGGGCTTATCCCTTCAACAGCATCAGATTCGGCAGAAATTAACGTTAAAAACGGTATGACCCAACCAATTTACTCCACTGATAATGCCATCATAGAAAATCTTCATGTTAAAACGCAGACGGACAGTGATCGTGATGGTGAAAATGACCTTGTCTCAATTAAGGTTATGCGCCCGAAAACAGATCCCGGAATTAAAGTCCCTGTCATATATCAAATGAGTCCGTACCGTTCGGGGTTAAAAAGTGTTCCCTACCATGATGTGGATGTTGAACTTACCCCTGCAGCTAAACAAAAGAAAGTTCCCATTGGATTGCCTTTTTCCTTAATGAAAGGAAAAACGGCAAACCTAGGCTATCTGGGAAATTATTATGTACCACGGGGTTACGCTGTAATTTTGGGTGAAAGTATTGGGACAGGAAAATCAGATGGTTGTCCAACTGTGGGCGATCGAAAGGAAATACTAGGCACAAAAGCAGTCATCGACTGGTTAAACGGACGTACGAAGGCCTTCACGGAAGATGGTCAAGGGGTAGCAGCAGATTGGTCGACAGGTAATGTCGGTATGGTCGGTGTTTCGTATAATGGCACATTGCCGAATGGTGTGGCAACAACTGGTGTTGAGGGGCTAAAGACCATTATACCCACTTCGGCAATCAGCAGTTGGTACGATTACTACCGGGCAAATGGTGCAGTTGTTGCTCCCGGCGGATATCAAGGAGAAGATGCGGACATTTTAGCTAAAGCCGTTTTAACACGGGAAAACCCTGAGGAATGTGAAGCGGTTATAGATGAAATAGAGCAGAATCAGGCTCGGAATACAGGTGATTACAATGATTTCTGGGATAAACGAAACTACGTAAAAGACGTTGAAAATATTAATGCAAGCGTTTTTGTTGTACACGGGCTTAATGATTGGAACGTTAAAACGAAGCAATTCGCACAATGGTGGAAAGCGCTGGTTGATAATGACGTACCAAGGAAAATGTGGCTGCATCAAGGTGGACACGGAGGAACCAGCGAAAATAATTACAAGAAAACGGAAAACAGGTGGTTTGATTACTGGTTGTATGGTATTGAGAATGGCATTATGGATGAGCCCAAGATTGACATTGAGCGTGAGAACGGTACATGGCATCAAGAGGTTAACTGGCCCAATAATGATGCAATCTCAGCCAAGTTTCATTTAAAACCTGGCTACAACAATCCAGCAGGAACACTTGGCCTGAATTCCACTCAAAACCATGACAACTATACTCAAAACTTGGTCGATGCTCCTCAGAAAAAAGCAAGCAAACTAATTTCGCAACCAATGGAACATAACCCGAACCGATTAGTCTATCTTACACCAAAACTGACAAAGAAAGTTCGGATTAGCGGGACACCAAAAATAAGTATACGAGCAAGTATTGATCATAAAGTCGCTAATCTAACCGCCCTGCTTGTGGACTACGGAGGAAAAGAGCCCAAAATCGTTACACGTGGTTGGATGGATCCGCAAAATTTGTTTTCAGACAAACATCCAATATCAATCGTCCCAGGCAAGCAATACAAATTTGAATGGGACATGCAGCCTGACGATTATGTATTTCAGCCGGGGCATCGACTGGGAATTGTACTAATTGCCAGTGACTATGATTATACAATTCGGCCGCCAGCGGGGACTGAAATCACCGTTAACCTTGATCAAAGCAGTATTTCATTACCAATAATTGACGGAAAAGAAGGATTAACATTTATAAATGCATCTGATATGAAAAAACATGTTAACAAGCTTATGAAAAACGGGGAATTCAAAAGTGATAAGGCTGCACATGCATTAAAAATTCATTTAACCATAGTACATCAATTCGAAAAGATGGAAGCAAAACGAAAAGTTGTTAAACACATGAAAGGTTTTAAGCTTTTACTTGAACATCAGCTGCAAAATGGTTTGATTTCTGGTGATGGCTATGAAACTTTGAAAGATGATGTTGATTCCCTGTTTAGAAAGTGGCGATAG